From one Dermacentor andersoni chromosome 1, qqDerAnde1_hic_scaffold, whole genome shotgun sequence genomic stretch:
- the LOC126546904 gene encoding annexin A4-like isoform X1: MSYPGGNPPQGGYPPHGGQPPAPPRGGYGSGSGGYPPPLGGGAPGYPPAPGADYGPPGGYGQPPSGPPTYGQGAPGGMPQPGGMPQPGGMPQPGGMPQPGGMPAPGGGYRHEADGYGAPPPPSYGPPPPYGAPPAPSSSYGAPPPPSYGGPPSRQSSAEYPTAPYSAPPYAAPPGSSTYPPAPQGGYGGQGASYGSDKGGGYGGERDHGYASDRGAGYGGERGRGYASDRGGGYGGGQGSSYGGSSTNYDAGRSSSYNARSGGTGGTYKSCQGTLKPYPNFDAKQDAQTLRKAMKGFGTDEDTIINVLCSRISTQRLDIVTTYKQMFGRDLIKDIKSELRSNLESIMVGLLYPMHEYLARELRSAMKGIGTDEDCLVEILCTRSNGDIRRIKETYHDIFGRDLEEDLRSETSGHFRRLLVSMCNASREEGVTPDPGRARNDAHHLQQAGVQRWGTDESVFNQILASQSYDQLLLVFREYNALTNQTIVEAISREMSGDLRKGFLAIVKCVYNIPYYFAEKLYKSMKGAGTKDKTLIRIIVSRCEVDMVQIKEEFIRNYKTSLEGFIQSDTSGDYRKALLALVNGN; the protein is encoded by the exons GCTACGGGCAACCGCCAAGTGGCCCTCCAACGTACGGGCAAGGTGCACCTGGCGGTATGCCACAACCAGGTGGTATGCCACAACCAGGTGGTATGCCACAACCAGGTGGTATGCCGCAACCGGGAGGCATGCCGGCACCGGGCGGAGGCTATCGGCACGAAGCGGACGGATACGGGgctcctcctccgccttcgtaCGGGCCCCCGCCGCCTTATGGAGCTCCTCCTGCTCCTTCTTCATCCTACGGAGCTCCACCACCGCCATCGTATGGAGGCCCGCCAAGTCGGCAGTCGTCTGCAGAATACCCCACGGCGCCTTACAGCGCACCGCCGTACGCCGCACCGCCAGGATCCAGCACTTATCCGCCAGCTCCCCAAGGCGGCTACGGTGGACAAGGGGCCAGTTACGGAAGCGACAAGGGCGGTGGTTACGGCGGTGAGCGGGATCATGGCTACGCCAGTGATCGGGGCGCTGGTTACGGCGGTGAGCGAGGCCGTGGCTACGCCAGCGATCGGGGCGGCGGTTACGGCGGCGGCCAAGGCTCCAGCTATGGTGGATCCAGCACCAATTATGACGCAGGACGG TCTTCCAGCTACAACGCGAGATCCGGCGGGACGGGAGGCACCTACAAATCCTGC CAAGGAACGCTGAAGCCATACCCAAACTTCGACGCAAAGCAAGACGCTCAGACACTAAggaaggctatgaaaggattcg GCACAGATGAAGACACCATTATCAATGTCCTCTGCTCACGGATTTCCACCCAGAGGCTGGATATTGTTACCACCTACAAGCAGATGTTCGGCCGT GACCTGATCAAGGACATCAAATCTGAGCTTCGTAGCAACTTGGAGTCCATTATGGTCGGCCTGCTGTACCCGATGCACGAGTACCTGGCGCGCGAGTTGCGCAGTGCCATGAAGGGCATCGGCACCGACGAGGACTGCCTTGTGGAGATCCTGTGCACGCGAAGCAATGGCGATATCAGGAGGATCAAGGAGACCTACCACGACA TATTTGGGCGAGATCTGGAGGAGGACCTCAGAAGCGAAACGTCTGGCCACTTCCGAAGGCTTCTGGTCTCCATGTGCAAC GCGAGCCGCGAGGAAGGCGTAACTCCAGACCCCGGTCGAGCGAGGAACGACGCTCAC CACTTGCAGCAAGCGGGCGTCCAGCGCTGGGGCACCGATGAGTCTGTGTTCAACCAGATCCTGGCCAGCCAGAGCTACGATCAGCTGCTGCTCGTGTTTCGCGAGTACAACGCCCTTACCAACCAGACCATTGTCGAAGCCATTTCAAGGGAGATGAGCGGAGACCTGCGCAAGGGTTTCCTCGCGATAG TAAAGTGCGTCTACAACATCCCGTATTACTTCGCCGAGAAGCTGTACAAGAGCATGAAG GGTGCTGGAACTAAGGACAAGACCCTCATTAGAATAATCGTGTCCCGCTGTGAAGTGGACATGGTCCAAATTAAGGAGGAGTTCATCAGAAACTACAAGACTTCGCTGGAAGGTTTCATACAG AGTGACACCTCGGGCGACTACCGGAAAGCTCTCCTTGCCCTCGTCAACGGAAACTGA